From the genome of Paenibacillus sp.:
CGACGCCCAGCTCCATCAGCCGCTCCAACAGCCGGTCGAGCGGCTCGACCGCCAGCGGCGCGACGGTCTCCGTAGATATGTAATATCCTGCATACTCGTCGAACAGCCGGAACGTCTCCGCGGGGAGATGGTACCGGTAGATGACAGCGCTCCGAATGCGGCCGAACCATGCCGTTTCCACCGTAACGACGATGTTCGCCCCGCTCGTACCGAAGAACGTCTGCGCATCGCGTTCGTCGATGTCGTCCGTACGAGTATACACAATGCGGGGGCAAGCCCTCGGGAAATAAAACGTGAACGCATGCGCTTCGTCGATCGCCCACACGACCGGCGGCATGTTCTTCCGATTTTCTTTCTGCCTCGGGACGAACGCCGCGATCGAGCTTTCCTCGCTGAAATGGTACAACTTCACAACGGTGCCCCCTTCCGCGGCATCTGCCCGATGTTTGCGCTAGTATTCGTGGATTGTCTCCTCGGATACTCGCACGTTGTTGGGTAGTTTATCTAAATCATTGATCTTTGCTTTTGTCAGCTCCAACAGCTGAAGATTAGGAAGTTCGGAGATCGGCGAGACAGTGTCGATTTCGGTATCCCGAATGTCCAAATGTTTCAGATGGGTCAAGTTTGAAAGTACACTAATGTCTTTTACATTTGTACTCCGAATCTCCAGCCGTTCCAGTTGATCGAATTTCTTGATTACGTTGATGTCGCTTACAGGGTTATACGAGATCCGTAAACCTTTCAACCCTGTGATGTCTTGAATCCCATTCAGATTCTCGAGTTGATTATGCATAACAGTGAGATACGAAAGATGTTTGAGACCGCTTAAAAAATCGAGTGTCGTAATGTCGCCATCGTATAAATTGAGGTTTTTCAGTTTCAGACGATGAAAATCAGGAAGTTGACTAGCTGTAATCCCACGAATTTCGAGATATGCAAGATTAGGCAACGAATAAAGGAAGTCATAGTTCTCAGTATGTACATAATGCAGTTCGATGCTTTGAA
Proteins encoded in this window:
- a CDS encoding DUF6886 family protein produces the protein MKLYHFSEESSIAAFVPRQKENRKNMPPVVWAIDEAHAFTFYFPRACPRIVYTRTDDIDERDAQTFFGTSGANIVVTVETAWFGRIRSAVIYRYHLPAETFRLFDEYAGYYISTETVAPLAVEPLDRLLERLMELGVEVRFTPDLHPLRNAILQSSLRDFGIHQFANFSRA